DNA sequence from the Leptospirillum ferrooxidans C2-3 genome:
CCTCATGGCGGTTTCAAGGGCAGGAAGGACAATATGAGGGAGGTCTCCTCCATATTTCTCGCAAGCATCCAGAAGAGCCGTTTCTTCCCCGGGGTTCAGGCGGCGATCCCGGGAAACTCCTCGACCGTAAGGTAGCCGGATGGCCTGGACGGGATTTCCAAGACCTGACATGCCCCATTCCTTGCTGGCAACGGTGAAGAGATGCGAAAGGATGACAAGTTCTCTTCTGACAGTCGCTGGTGAGACGGTTGCGAGCCGTTCGTCACGATACTCTGCAATGTCTCTTCCTTGGATTGTCGCCAGAAATCGTTTTCCAAGACTGTGGATTTTAAGGTTTTCGATTTGCCGGGATTCCTGGTAGGAGCCTTTTTTCTTTTCCGTGATCTCTGTCAGATAACGATCCAGCGCTTCGGAAAGTGTCGTGTTCTCTGCTTCTTTTCTCGAAAAAAAAGCTCCCCGATCCATTTCGCTTTCGATCAGTCGCGCCCATTTTTCCGCATCGGATTTATTGTTGAAAGTCTTGTATTGGGAGGGGAAGCCCTTTCGAATGACTTGGGCCTGTTATTGATAAGAACCACGTTCTCGAATTGCCGCCATAATTTTAGCCTCCGGAAAAGTGGATTCCGAACAAGCTTATTATGGCATAATTATGGCATAAAATATTTTTTAAACAATGGCTTAAATAATGGTGAGCCGCCTGGGTTTCGATCCCAGCACACTCGCCTTAAAAGGGCGATGCTCTACCGAATGAGCTAGCGGCTCGAGGGACATTCTGCCGTAAACAGCTTGTTTTGTCAATTGATTATTGGGTGATTGGTGATGGCTGTCTTGAGAGAGTTTTTTGAAGGTGCTCAAGAATTCCATTGTGCAGGGGGAATTTCTATAACCATTGAACAAAGAATGAGTTTGGGGAAGTTCCTTTTGTCGGGACTAATGTGGGTTTTCAGTTATGAG
Encoded proteins:
- a CDS encoding site-specific integrase, which encodes MDRGAFFSRKEAENTTLSEALDRYLTEITEKKKGSYQESRQIENLKIHSLGKRFLATIQGRDIAEYRDERLATVSPATVRRELVILSHLFTVASKEWGMSGLGNPVQAIRLPYGRGVSRDRRLNPGEETALLDACEKYGGDLPHIVLPALETAMRRGEIDGMTWDDVDLKKRTVTLPGTKTGEVRIVSLSSEAIRILSSIPRRIDGRVFGYTDPHSITWVFIHACKKAGINGLTFHDLRHEATSRLFELGLSAEKVKKITGHKTYQMLSRYTHLKTEDIAEEIDKLKKERSGKTVEAQTKSSGH